Proteins from a single region of Lentisphaera araneosa HTCC2155:
- the ftsY gene encoding signal recognition particle-docking protein FtsY, whose product MKGIFDVFKKGLKKTKTALFRSFESVFSNVEKWDEDTYRQLEAALISADLGVSVTQKIIADIKESYNLGEIKTSEDIINIATTRITSILEDDNRPLNINTNGPTVLLMVGVNGAGKTTTTGKLAYKLKQDGKSVLLAACDTFRAAAIEQLKHWGKRIDVPVIAGQHGSDAAAIAYDACASAKAKNVDYLIIDTAGRQHTRQDLMEELPKILRVIRKNFPEAPHETVLVVDGSTGTNALFQAREFGKACEVTSLAVTKLDGSGKGGVVVAIKDEHTFPIHFVGLGESPEDLQPFDPILYAEAIFAKESPIAG is encoded by the coding sequence ATGAAAGGTATTTTTGACGTCTTTAAAAAGGGACTTAAAAAAACTAAAACCGCACTCTTTCGATCATTTGAATCAGTTTTTTCAAATGTGGAAAAATGGGATGAAGATACTTACCGTCAACTTGAGGCTGCCCTCATTTCTGCTGACTTGGGTGTATCTGTCACGCAAAAAATCATTGCTGACATTAAAGAATCCTATAACTTGGGCGAGATTAAGACTTCCGAAGACATCATCAATATTGCCACGACTCGAATCACTTCAATTTTAGAAGACGATAATCGCCCCCTTAATATTAACACGAACGGCCCTACAGTTTTACTCATGGTAGGTGTTAATGGCGCAGGAAAAACTACGACTACGGGCAAGTTAGCCTACAAACTCAAACAAGATGGCAAATCTGTACTTTTGGCCGCTTGCGACACTTTCCGTGCGGCTGCGATTGAACAGCTCAAGCACTGGGGAAAACGCATCGACGTCCCGGTGATTGCAGGTCAACACGGTTCTGATGCCGCCGCGATTGCCTATGATGCCTGCGCGTCTGCAAAAGCCAAAAATGTTGATTACCTCATTATCGATACGGCAGGTCGCCAACACACTCGCCAAGACCTTATGGAAGAACTTCCAAAAATTCTTCGCGTCATTCGCAAAAACTTCCCCGAAGCTCCCCACGAAACTGTTTTAGTTGTGGATGGTTCTACAGGAACTAATGCCCTCTTTCAAGCGAGAGAATTTGGCAAAGCCTGTGAAGTCACGAGCCTCGCCGTTACCAAACTCGATGGCTCTGGAAAAGGTGGCGTCGTTGTTGCCATTAAAGATGAGCATACGTTCCCGATCCACTTTGTTGGCTTAGGCGAAAGCCCCGAAGACCTCCAACCATTTGACCCCATACTTTATGCCGAAGCCATTTTCGCTAAGGAAAGCCCTATAGCTGGCTAA
- a CDS encoding GTP-binding protein: MAVVNYAKKEIQFKIVYYGPGLCGKTTNLQIVHEKMPGDAKGKMSSLATSQDRTLFFDFLPLKSDAIEGYTTKFQMYTVPGQVKYNSTRKLVLRNCDGVVFVADSQVKKMPENIESLQNLDENLKEQGSSIDEMPLVFQYNKRDMKNVAPVEYMDFLINNGPIRMPVVNGVACDGEGVFDTLNAISKLVLHDFIQKKNQG, encoded by the coding sequence ATGGCAGTAGTAAATTATGCAAAAAAAGAAATTCAGTTTAAGATTGTTTATTATGGTCCAGGCTTATGCGGTAAAACCACAAACCTGCAAATAGTTCACGAAAAGATGCCCGGAGATGCCAAAGGGAAAATGTCTTCTTTGGCAACGAGTCAAGATCGAACTTTGTTCTTTGACTTCCTGCCACTTAAATCGGATGCAATCGAAGGCTACACAACAAAATTTCAAATGTACACAGTGCCAGGTCAGGTGAAATACAATAGTACGCGTAAGCTCGTGTTGAGGAATTGTGATGGCGTTGTTTTTGTGGCCGATTCACAAGTGAAAAAGATGCCTGAGAATATTGAGAGTTTACAGAATCTTGACGAAAACTTGAAAGAGCAGGGCAGCTCTATAGACGAGATGCCATTAGTTTTTCAGTACAATAAACGCGATATGAAAAACGTGGCTCCAGTAGAGTACATGGATTTTCTGATTAACAATGGTCCTATTCGCATGCCGGTTGTGAATGGTGTCGCTTGTGATGGTGAAGGTGTTTTTGATACTCTTAATGCCATTTCTAAACTCGTTCTCCATGATTTTATCCAAAAGAAAAACCAAGGATAA
- the nusB gene encoding transcription antitermination factor NusB: protein MSKKIKRNPRSLGRKWALQYLYQSDIAKLEFQEEEFALFIDQIENAPSAPNEHESSKGFAFAREIIQGVLDKVKEIDAYITEEAKNWKIDRMATTDRNVLRIAVFELMEIKSNHPVVIVNEAVELAKTFGNTDSFKFVNGIGDTLARKLRPEEMEK from the coding sequence ATGAGTAAGAAGATTAAACGCAACCCGCGTAGCCTGGGTCGTAAGTGGGCCCTCCAGTACCTTTATCAGAGCGATATTGCCAAGCTTGAATTCCAAGAAGAGGAGTTCGCTTTATTTATCGACCAAATAGAAAATGCCCCTTCTGCACCCAACGAACACGAGTCTAGCAAAGGCTTTGCTTTTGCACGAGAAATCATTCAAGGTGTGCTTGATAAGGTGAAAGAAATTGACGCCTATATTACTGAAGAAGCCAAAAACTGGAAAATTGATCGCATGGCGACAACTGACCGTAACGTGCTTCGCATCGCCGTTTTCGAACTCATGGAAATCAAAAGCAATCACCCCGTCGTCATTGTTAATGAAGCCGTCGAGCTCGCCAAAACATTCGGTAACACCGATTCATTTAAATTCGTTAACGGTATTGGTGACACGCTTGCACGCAAACTCCGTCCAGAGGAAATGGAAAAATGA
- a CDS encoding carbohydrate kinase family protein, with translation MEKETREDPPYSCSSKKMILPSCHLLGIGLSVLDSSLYIDSHPQIDEKIEAHHSSESLGGPACIGTLTANHLGLSTVLISAIAKDYPGDFIRNKQRHFKSHSLIELETDQTPHATILVSSTGERSVIASLAKNVRPLKLEVSTPPQYILVDGRYIDCCFELIMDLKKLGSQVILDAGSANPGVLRILPHADIIIGSQKFALHHSRKDNIEDAFSVLKETYEQIIITMGAEGAKYSLDGDLGSFPAEKVKVLNSNGAGDVFHGAFIAGLANKLSLKECGKVATRVAAWHCTQENISESLKKLGSSQPFSSFL, from the coding sequence ATGGAAAAAGAAACGCGAGAAGATCCGCCCTATTCGTGCTCATCAAAAAAAATGATCCTCCCTTCTTGTCATTTACTGGGCATAGGTCTAAGCGTTCTCGACAGCTCTCTGTATATTGATTCTCATCCTCAAATTGATGAAAAAATAGAAGCTCACCATTCGAGTGAAAGTTTAGGTGGCCCAGCATGCATAGGCACTTTAACTGCTAATCATTTAGGCTTAAGCACGGTACTGATCAGCGCTATTGCCAAAGATTATCCTGGTGACTTTATTCGCAACAAACAACGTCATTTTAAGTCACATAGCCTTATAGAATTAGAAACAGATCAAACACCTCATGCCACGATCCTCGTGAGTTCTACTGGTGAACGTAGCGTTATTGCGTCACTCGCAAAAAATGTACGCCCCCTGAAATTAGAGGTCTCAACACCTCCTCAATACATTCTTGTGGATGGGCGCTATATCGACTGCTGTTTTGAGCTCATTATGGATTTAAAAAAACTAGGAAGTCAAGTCATTCTTGATGCGGGCTCCGCAAACCCTGGTGTACTGAGAATCTTACCGCATGCTGATATCATTATCGGCTCTCAAAAGTTTGCTCTTCATCATTCTAGGAAAGACAATATTGAAGATGCCTTTTCAGTACTAAAAGAGACATATGAACAAATCATTATCACTATGGGTGCTGAGGGTGCTAAATATTCTCTTGATGGAGATCTAGGTTCATTCCCTGCTGAAAAAGTAAAGGTACTCAATAGCAATGGTGCAGGAGATGTCTTTCATGGAGCTTTTATTGCGGGACTCGCAAATAAATTGAGCCTGAAAGAATGTGGTAAAGTGGCTACGCGTGTTGCTGCTTGGCATTGTACACAAGAGAATATTTCGGAGAGTCTCAAGAAGCTGGGTTCGAGTCAGCCTTTTAGTTCATTTCTTTAA
- a CDS encoding S41 family peptidase — protein MFKHLVIALSFCLCINAQTKIDIPYSPSLSPNGSQVIFSWNDDIWISSSEGGLAKRMTQSKGLDYRPMFSHDGKKIAFESNRLGPTYLFVMPTVGGPAKQVSFNSEGYRLLQWFRDNKSLAYNSNRKLFVPRQGSLPYKLDTVSQETEELIFNSRMREFNLSPDEKKILFTREGSQNYRKAYRGSQASQIWLYDSETQQYTKIIHEEWNNRTPLWSADGKGFFYLSDESACNDLMFYDFKKKKSLLRYSGEGEHILNISLSSDGSTLSWRRLFDLYTWKHQSQKEAKKLEIYTQEDLNRNKTENRQVKGIDTFDVSMDGLEMTFAEDGLIYVSDSKFCEPIRISDKDSFCIEPIFSNDFERIFYLKDNGQDMTIMQVERADKEKYWWQNHAFETSEVYSYKGSIKDLNIAPDDSRLSFVSGDGSLWTYEIEKGIRKKITNTWMEPDYSWSPDSQWFIYSCPNENYNSEIFVIPSDASQKAINISRNPASDRSPTWSKDGSMIAYVSDRSRNDSDIILVYLKGEDYEISPRQIKYKDALKHMKDERPLKKDEEDKEEGKENEASKNEDESKDKNEDPTSESEKEENEDLAEASEQEAVEEEKTESKEDDKDEIVYDWKNIHLRTHHIRRTGSNESRPLFSQDSDSLICISDKKGSKGTYTFDAIYKIDLEEKSYSFLTFNTTKNFPIKPLKKKGYFSSIAYGKAAVMSRKKTSKFEYNFYHTVNLETENNLIFSHSWRLLKEKFYDPNMNNLNWENVYEKYAPAAREASNIWRLSTAINMMVGELNASHLGFSPNASYPPVPKRLITAHTGLRFERKDGKLFIGELIPKSPAANIQYDLQTGDHILELNYTEVNDKSNLDKLLTGLDHQSIHIKIKTSTGEVKDHLIESINPDKTRALLDQEMVDRLTKKTETLSDDKITYLHIDKMNFDSFYQFHDELYSKAYGKDGIVIDVRDNAGGSTADHLMTILTQPDHAFCQARDHQVGYPDNRSIYTPWKKPIVVLCNQNSFSNAEIFTHAVKTTNRGQVIGVPSAGGVISTWGSKILNKHRFRLPMRGWYLADTGLDMELNGAKPDYLIWPEAGDLSANRDPQLIKAIEVLKKDIVEWKKKREKIRPIRAHQKK, from the coding sequence ATGTTTAAACATCTTGTGATCGCACTTTCTTTCTGTCTCTGCATCAATGCACAAACAAAAATTGACATCCCCTACTCCCCGAGCTTATCGCCCAATGGTTCCCAAGTTATTTTTTCTTGGAACGACGACATTTGGATAAGTTCTAGTGAGGGTGGTCTCGCGAAAAGAATGACCCAGAGCAAAGGCCTTGATTATCGTCCCATGTTTTCACACGACGGTAAAAAAATCGCCTTTGAGTCCAACCGCCTAGGCCCAACCTACCTTTTTGTTATGCCAACCGTGGGTGGCCCCGCTAAGCAAGTCAGCTTCAATTCAGAAGGTTATCGCTTGCTGCAATGGTTCAGAGATAACAAGAGCCTCGCCTACAACTCAAATAGAAAACTTTTCGTCCCTCGCCAAGGTAGCCTACCTTATAAATTAGATACCGTAAGCCAGGAAACTGAAGAACTCATTTTCAACTCACGCATGCGTGAATTCAATTTATCCCCTGATGAGAAAAAAATCCTTTTTACTCGCGAAGGCTCACAAAATTATCGCAAAGCGTATCGCGGTTCGCAGGCTTCGCAAATCTGGTTATACGACTCCGAAACTCAGCAGTACACAAAAATCATTCACGAAGAATGGAACAACCGCACCCCGCTTTGGTCGGCGGATGGCAAGGGCTTCTTTTACCTCTCAGACGAGAGTGCTTGCAATGACTTGATGTTTTACGATTTCAAAAAGAAAAAGAGTCTATTACGCTACAGTGGCGAGGGCGAACACATTTTAAACATTAGCCTCTCGAGTGATGGCAGCACCCTCTCTTGGCGTCGACTCTTTGATTTATATACATGGAAACATCAAAGTCAAAAAGAGGCGAAGAAACTCGAAATCTATACACAGGAAGATTTAAATAGAAACAAGACTGAGAATCGCCAAGTTAAGGGTATCGACACCTTTGATGTTAGCATGGATGGCTTAGAAATGACTTTTGCTGAAGATGGCCTGATCTACGTGAGCGACAGTAAATTTTGTGAACCGATTCGCATCAGCGACAAAGACTCTTTTTGCATAGAACCCATTTTCTCAAATGATTTTGAAAGAATATTCTACCTCAAAGATAATGGACAGGACATGACTATCATGCAGGTTGAGAGAGCTGACAAAGAAAAGTATTGGTGGCAAAACCACGCCTTTGAAACTAGTGAGGTTTACTCATACAAAGGTAGTATCAAGGATCTAAATATTGCACCAGATGATTCACGTCTTTCCTTTGTGAGTGGTGATGGAAGCCTTTGGACATACGAGATTGAAAAAGGTATTAGAAAAAAAATCACCAACACTTGGATGGAGCCTGATTATTCTTGGTCCCCCGATAGCCAATGGTTTATTTATTCCTGCCCCAACGAAAACTATAATAGTGAAATTTTTGTCATTCCCTCCGATGCTTCCCAAAAAGCGATTAACATCTCTAGAAATCCCGCGTCAGATCGTTCCCCTACTTGGTCAAAAGATGGGTCTATGATTGCTTACGTGAGTGATCGATCACGCAATGACAGTGACATTATACTCGTCTACCTCAAAGGTGAAGACTATGAAATCAGCCCTCGCCAAATCAAATACAAAGATGCCCTCAAACACATGAAAGACGAACGGCCTCTAAAAAAAGACGAGGAAGATAAAGAAGAAGGTAAGGAAAACGAGGCAAGCAAAAATGAAGATGAAAGTAAAGATAAAAATGAAGACCCCACTAGCGAAAGTGAAAAAGAGGAAAATGAAGATTTAGCTGAGGCCTCCGAACAAGAAGCTGTAGAGGAAGAAAAAACTGAAAGCAAAGAAGATGACAAAGATGAAATCGTCTATGATTGGAAGAATATACATTTAAGAACTCATCATATTCGTCGTACTGGCAGTAATGAGAGTCGTCCTTTGTTCTCACAAGATTCCGATTCACTCATTTGTATTTCTGATAAAAAAGGCAGCAAAGGCACCTACACTTTTGATGCTATTTATAAAATCGACCTCGAAGAGAAATCTTATAGTTTTTTAACTTTTAACACGACAAAAAACTTCCCCATTAAGCCACTCAAGAAAAAGGGCTACTTCTCTTCCATTGCTTACGGTAAAGCGGCTGTAATGAGTCGTAAAAAGACATCAAAATTTGAGTATAACTTTTACCATACGGTTAATTTAGAGACTGAAAATAATTTAATTTTCTCTCACTCTTGGCGCCTACTCAAGGAGAAGTTCTATGACCCCAACATGAATAATTTAAACTGGGAAAACGTTTATGAGAAATACGCCCCTGCCGCTCGTGAAGCGAGTAATATTTGGCGTCTGAGCACTGCCATCAACATGATGGTCGGCGAGCTCAACGCCTCACATTTAGGTTTCTCTCCTAATGCCAGTTATCCTCCTGTACCTAAACGTTTAATTACCGCTCACACGGGACTGCGTTTTGAACGTAAAGACGGAAAACTTTTCATCGGTGAACTGATCCCTAAGTCTCCAGCAGCTAATATTCAGTATGATCTGCAAACGGGCGATCACATCCTCGAATTAAACTACACCGAAGTTAATGACAAGAGCAACTTAGACAAATTACTCACCGGTTTAGATCACCAGAGTATTCATATTAAAATCAAGACTTCGACTGGGGAAGTCAAAGACCACCTTATCGAGAGTATTAACCCCGATAAAACTCGCGCTCTACTCGACCAAGAAATGGTCGATCGTTTAACTAAAAAGACTGAAACTTTGAGCGATGATAAAATCACTTACTTACATATCGATAAAATGAACTTCGATTCATTCTATCAGTTCCACGACGAACTCTATTCAAAAGCCTATGGCAAAGACGGTATCGTGATTGATGTGAGAGACAATGCTGGCGGAAGTACAGCAGATCACTTAATGACAATTTTGACACAACCAGATCATGCTTTTTGCCAAGCCCGCGATCACCAAGTAGGTTATCCAGATAATCGCAGTATTTACACTCCTTGGAAAAAACCGATTGTTGTTCTTTGCAATCAAAATAGTTTCAGCAATGCCGAAATTTTTACTCATGCAGTCAAAACCACTAATCGAGGCCAAGTTATTGGCGTACCAAGCGCTGGTGGGGTAATCTCCACATGGGGAAGTAAAATCCTTAACAAGCACCGTTTCCGCCTCCCCATGCGCGGCTGGTATCTAGCTGACACAGGCTTAGACATGGAACTCAATGGTGCCAAACCCGATTATCTCATTTGGCCCGAAGCTGGAGATCTAAGTGCAAATCGTGATCCACAACTTATTAAGGCGATTGAAGTTTTAAAAAAAGATATAGTCGAATGGAAAAAGAAACGCGAGAAGATCCGCCCTATTCGTGCTCATCAAAAAAAATGA
- a CDS encoding roadblock/LC7 domain-containing protein, which translates to MAYELNQAECLELQAKLDEFLRLSDSSSTLLCDKGGAVLVDSGSEAENDLMAALTAGSFAATRELARTVGEEDFEAVYHQGGNRSLFIAGMCEEVILLAVFEQENSQVGLVRMMARKLRREVNHVLAKMANKQEVVAEDPTVSFVLKK; encoded by the coding sequence ATGGCCTATGAATTAAACCAAGCTGAATGTTTGGAGCTCCAGGCTAAACTCGACGAATTTTTACGTTTATCGGATTCGAGCTCAACTCTTTTGTGTGATAAAGGTGGAGCAGTACTAGTGGATTCCGGAAGTGAAGCCGAAAATGATTTAATGGCAGCATTAACAGCAGGTTCTTTTGCTGCGACTCGTGAGCTTGCAAGAACTGTAGGGGAAGAAGACTTTGAAGCTGTTTATCACCAAGGTGGCAATCGTAGCCTATTTATTGCAGGAATGTGTGAAGAAGTTATTTTATTGGCAGTTTTTGAGCAAGAGAATTCTCAGGTTGGTTTAGTGCGAATGATGGCGAGGAAATTGCGCCGTGAAGTGAATCACGTTTTGGCTAAAATGGCCAATAAGCAAGAAGTTGTAGCCGAAGACCCAACAGTGAGTTTCGTTTTAAAGAAATGA
- a CDS encoding lysophospholipid acyltransferase family protein, whose protein sequence is MIKKLFDPEGRLYKITLNIFCAFFSVWMFTVRREFIGNVSCLDDDDESFIIAFWHNQVLALSYVFERGVCEKSTGMASKSRDGQMISDIMISRGFSVIRGSAQRKKKDKGGAVAFIKSLKVLREPNKLMCIVPDGPRGPIYEAQPGVMMLAVKSQKKLVPIGARYSASFKLPTWDKLYIPLPFSKMTVEFGEGLVFEENTEASKQEFTQALNKISQLK, encoded by the coding sequence GTGATCAAGAAATTATTTGATCCAGAGGGGAGACTCTATAAGATCACCCTTAATATCTTTTGTGCTTTTTTTAGTGTATGGATGTTTACTGTACGACGTGAGTTTATCGGTAATGTATCTTGTTTAGACGATGATGACGAATCCTTTATTATTGCATTTTGGCATAATCAAGTATTAGCCTTGTCTTATGTTTTTGAACGCGGTGTGTGTGAAAAGAGTACAGGTATGGCTTCTAAATCTCGTGATGGACAAATGATTTCCGATATTATGATAAGTCGCGGATTTTCGGTAATTAGAGGCTCAGCGCAACGCAAGAAAAAAGATAAAGGTGGGGCGGTTGCTTTTATTAAATCTCTAAAGGTCTTACGTGAGCCTAATAAGCTGATGTGTATTGTTCCAGATGGACCAAGAGGTCCCATTTATGAAGCTCAGCCTGGCGTGATGATGTTGGCGGTTAAGTCACAGAAAAAATTAGTGCCAATTGGTGCTCGTTATTCTGCCTCATTTAAATTGCCCACATGGGATAAGCTTTACATACCTCTACCGTTTTCGAAAATGACTGTGGAGTTTGGCGAGGGTTTAGTTTTTGAAGAGAATACTGAAGCCTCCAAGCAAGAGTTTACTCAAGCTCTTAATAAGATTAGTCAGCTCAAATAA
- a CDS encoding M3 family metallopeptidase — translation MGQLPNNLPSFSSFDASQLNQQVDDFLASARKDIQQLLEQGHFTWDNLMLPLEDMDVELGKIWGIASHLHSVKNSPALREAYNLAQPKISEFYTELGQNTQLFEAIDSLQKSAEFEKLSIGQQTLIKNSIRSFKLSGIALPEEKRKRFAEIAKELSSLSTKFSNQVLDATQNYHLHIEDEKDLAGLPQNVIDAAAACAKSKELEGWVFTLDFPSFQPLLTYGESSKRREEIYFAYSTRASEVGPNAGKYDNTETIKRILELRQEAAQLLDFNNFSEKSIYTKMAESPEQVLGFIDQLIDKSQAQSKEEIEAVKAYAKNNGFEGDLQAWDLGFYSEKMRQEFYELNQEELRPYFSIDKVMKGLFELAGNLYDIQISEAQNKPDVWQDDVRVYNIERNGETIAAFYLDLYARADKRGGAWMNGCLSRHKNSQGELQLPVCYLVCNFMPPSEGQPGLLIHNEITTLFHEFGHGLHHMLTKVDIAGIAGVNGVAWDAVELPSQIMENWCWEKDVIRSLSEHFETGEVIPDDKIQRLLDAKNFNSALAMMRQLEFAYFDFSLHIESAKNNFASTQELLNDVRQRTAPLNTPEWNRFQNAFSHIFAGGYSAGYYSYKWAEVLSADAYSLFEDEGIYNSETGKKFLKEILERGGEEEAAILFKNFRGREPKSEALLRHSGIK, via the coding sequence ATGGGTCAACTTCCCAACAATCTTCCCTCATTTTCAAGCTTTGATGCGAGCCAACTTAACCAGCAAGTCGATGACTTTTTAGCTTCCGCACGAAAAGATATCCAACAACTACTCGAGCAAGGTCATTTCACTTGGGATAATTTAATGCTTCCCCTCGAAGACATGGATGTCGAGCTCGGTAAGATTTGGGGAATCGCCTCGCACCTACACTCCGTTAAAAATAGTCCCGCACTCCGTGAGGCTTATAATTTAGCCCAACCAAAAATCTCTGAGTTTTATACCGAACTGGGACAAAACACTCAACTTTTTGAAGCCATAGATTCTCTGCAAAAATCAGCGGAATTCGAGAAGCTCTCCATCGGCCAACAAACTCTTATAAAAAATAGTATTCGTTCCTTCAAACTCTCGGGGATCGCCTTGCCAGAAGAAAAGAGAAAACGCTTTGCGGAAATCGCAAAAGAACTTTCTAGTCTCAGCACCAAGTTCTCCAATCAAGTTTTAGATGCCACGCAAAACTATCACCTGCATATTGAAGATGAAAAAGATTTAGCGGGCCTCCCGCAAAATGTCATTGATGCCGCCGCTGCTTGCGCAAAGAGCAAAGAACTCGAAGGCTGGGTCTTCACTCTCGACTTCCCATCTTTCCAACCCTTGCTTACTTATGGCGAGAGTAGCAAACGCCGTGAAGAAATCTACTTTGCTTACTCAACTCGTGCCTCAGAAGTGGGGCCAAATGCAGGCAAGTACGATAATACAGAAACTATCAAACGCATTCTCGAACTCAGACAAGAAGCCGCTCAGCTTCTCGATTTTAATAATTTCTCCGAAAAATCCATCTACACTAAAATGGCCGAATCACCTGAGCAAGTTTTAGGCTTCATTGATCAGCTCATCGATAAATCACAAGCGCAATCAAAAGAAGAAATTGAAGCCGTCAAAGCATACGCTAAAAACAATGGCTTTGAGGGTGACTTACAAGCTTGGGATCTGGGCTTTTATTCAGAAAAAATGCGTCAGGAATTCTACGAGCTCAATCAAGAAGAATTACGCCCCTACTTTAGCATAGATAAAGTCATGAAGGGTCTCTTTGAACTTGCCGGCAACTTATACGATATCCAGATTTCCGAAGCTCAAAATAAGCCCGATGTCTGGCAAGACGACGTTCGCGTTTACAATATCGAACGCAATGGCGAAACCATTGCGGCTTTTTACCTTGACCTCTATGCTCGCGCCGATAAACGCGGTGGTGCATGGATGAATGGCTGCTTATCTCGCCACAAGAATTCTCAAGGTGAACTCCAACTTCCCGTTTGCTACCTAGTCTGTAACTTTATGCCTCCATCCGAGGGGCAGCCCGGACTTCTTATTCACAACGAAATCACCACTCTCTTTCACGAATTTGGTCATGGTCTTCACCACATGCTCACCAAAGTTGATATTGCGGGCATCGCAGGTGTCAATGGTGTCGCTTGGGATGCCGTGGAACTTCCTTCTCAAATCATGGAAAACTGGTGCTGGGAAAAAGATGTCATCCGCTCACTTTCTGAGCACTTCGAAACTGGCGAAGTCATTCCCGACGATAAGATCCAACGCTTACTCGATGCGAAAAACTTTAACTCAGCACTCGCCATGATGCGCCAACTCGAATTCGCTTATTTTGACTTCAGTTTGCATATTGAGTCTGCTAAAAATAATTTTGCTAGTACTCAAGAACTCTTAAATGACGTTCGCCAAAGAACCGCCCCTCTGAATACTCCTGAATGGAATCGTTTCCAAAATGCCTTCTCACACATTTTTGCGGGCGGCTACTCAGCTGGCTACTACTCCTATAAGTGGGCCGAAGTGCTTTCTGCAGATGCTTATTCTCTATTCGAAGATGAGGGCATTTACAATTCTGAAACTGGCAAAAAATTCCTCAAAGAAATTTTGGAACGCGGTGGTGAAGAAGAAGCCGCTATCCTCTTTAAAAATTTCCGTGGTCGTGAACCCAAAAGCGAAGCCCTTTTACGTCATTCAGGAATTAAATAA